Genomic DNA from Mycobacteroides chelonae CCUG 47445:
TCCCGAAACACACGGTTTCCGGATTCGCCTCACAAACTTCGAGGGTCCGTTCGACCTTCTGCTGCAACTGATTTCGCAGCATCGACTCGATGTCACCGAGGTGTCGCTGCACCAGGTGACCGACGAGTTCATCGCGTACACCAAGTCGCTGGGCGATACCTACAGCCTGGACGAGGTCACCGCTTTCCTGGTCGTGGCGGCCACACTGCTGGACCTCAAGGCGGCGCGGCTGCTGCCCTCGGGTCAGGTGGACGACGCCGACGATCTGGCCCTCCTGGAGATCCGGGACCTGCTGTTCGCGCGGCTGCTGCAGTACCGGGCCTTCAAGCACGTGGCGGAGATGTTTGCCGAACTGGAGGCCGCCGCGCTGCGTTCATATCCGCGTGCGGTGGCGTTGGAGGAGCGGTTCAGCGAGTTGTTGCCGCCGGTGCACCTGGGACTCGATGGCGACCAATTCGCCCAGCTCGCGGCCGGTGCGTTTACGCCCCGACCGGTGCCGACGGTGGGTCTTAGCCATCTGCATATTCCCCGCGTTTCGGTGCCTGAGCACGCCAAACGGATGGTTGAACTGCTGGCCGAACGCGGTGCGGGGCAATGGATGACCTTCACCGAGTTGGTGGCCGAGTGCACGGCACCCATTGAGATCGTGGCCCGTTTCCTGGGCGTCCTCGAGCTCTACCGCTCCAAGGCGGTACTATTCGAGCAATCCGAACCGCTTGGACCGCTCCAAGTTTCATGGACCGGTGAGCGCCCGGCGCAGGATGATCTAGAAAAGGCAGTGGACTACACATGAGTGAGCAGACGACCTCTGTTGAGGGGTCGGAGGAGTCCACCGAGCTCGACCCCTCAGCAGAACCCATCCTGGAGGAATCGGACGAGTTCGTCCCGATGACCGATGAGGAACTCGGTAGCACTCTCGAAGCGCTGCTGCTGGTGGTGGACACACCCATCAGTGCGGCAGCGGTGGCTACCGTCGTCGCGCAGCCGCTGGATCGTGTAGCCGAAGCGCTGCAACGGATTTCCGAGATCCTGACCGACCGCACCAGCGGTATCGACCTGCGCGAGACCGCGGACGGCTGGCGCATGTACACCCGCGCCCAGTACGCCCCCTACGTGGAGAAGCTGCTGCTGGACGGTGCACGTTCGAAGTTGACTCGAGCGGCGCTGGAGACCCTTGCCGTGGTGGCCTACCGGCAACCGGTGACGCGATCTCGCGTCAGTGCCGTCCGCGGTGTGAATGTCGATGCCGTCATGCGGACACTGCTGATGCGCGGGTTGATCGCCGAAGCCGGCACCGATGACGATTCCGGCGCCGTGATGTTCCGCACCACCGAGCTGTTCCTGGAGCGGCTCGGGCTGACGTCACTGTCGGATCTTCCCGATATCGCACCGCTTCTTCCCGATATCGACGTGATCGATGACCTATCCGAGAACCTTGGCGACGAGCCGAGGTTTGCGCGGCTCGACCGGACGCCGACCGACGGCGCTGGATCAGGTGCCGCGCCCGCCTTTACTGTTGATCAGGACTGAACGATGAGCGAAGAAGGAATTCGGCTACAGAAGGTGTTGTCGCAAGCAGGAATTGCGTCACGCCGGGTCGCTGAGCGGATGATTTTCGACGGTCGCGTGGAGGTGGATGGCGAGATCGTCACCGAGCAGGGCCGGCGAATCGATCCCGCCGTCAACGTGGTTCGCGTCGACGGTGCGCGGGTGATCATGAACTCCGAGCTGGTGTATCTGGCACTCAACAAGCCCTACGGGATGCTCTCGACCATGTCGGACGACCGTGGCCGCCCGTGCATCGGGAAGTTGATCGAAGAGCGGGTGCGCAGCAACCAGGGCGTCCGCAATGTCGGCCGTCTCGATGCCGAAACCGTGGGACTGATCCTGCTGACCAATGACGGGGAGCTGACGCACCGCCTCATGCACCCGTCCTACGAGGTGCCCAAGACCTACATCGCCACGGTCGCCGGAAACATACCGCGCAGTCTTGGCAGACAGCTGCGCGACGGTGTGGAACTCGCCGACGGCCCCGCCAAGGTCGACGATTTCAAATTCCTCGGCACCACTGACGGCCAGACCATGATCCAGCTGACCCTGCACGAGGGGCGCAATCGCATCGTGCGCCGGATGCTGGACGCCGTGGGGCATCCCGTAGTGGAATTGGTGCGCACCAAGATTGGCGATGTGACGCTGGGTAATCAACGTCCGGGAAGCCTGCGCGCCCTGGGCCGCGATGAGATCGGCTCGCTGTATAAGGCGGTAGGTCTGTGACACGCGTCGTGGTGGCCATCGACGGTCCATCGGGCACCGGAAAGTCCTCGGTTGCCAAGGAATTGGCTCGACAGCTCGGCGCAGCCTATTTGGATACCGGCGCCATGTACCGCATCGTGACGCTCTGGGTGCTGCGCGCCGGCGTCGACCTCACCGATCCGGCGGCCATCGCTGCGGCCACCGGTGAGGTGCCCATGTCGGTTGGGTCCGATCCGGATGTGCAGACGGCTCTACTCGCCGGAGAGGACGTGTCGACTCCCATACGGGGGACCGAAGTGACTGGCGCGGTCTCCGCGGTGTCCGCGGTTCCGGAGGTGCGCGAGCGGTTGGTACGACGGCAGCGTGAGCTGGCCGAGGGCAGCGGCGGCGCCGTGGTGGTGGAGGGCCGCGATATCGGTACCGTCGTGCTGCCCGAGGCCGACGTGAAGATCTATCTCACCGCATCGGCACAGGCCAGGGCCCAGCGCCGTAACGCACAGAACGTCTCGGGCGGCGGGGCCGATGAGTACGAGCGCGTGCTCGCCGACGTGCAACGCCGCGATCATCTGGACTCGACCCGGGCGGTGTCGCCGTTGCGTCCGGCGCAGGACGCGATAGAGGTCGACACCAGCGACATGACACAGGATGAGGTGGTGGCCCACCTGCTGGACCTCGTTCGCGCAAAGGCAGGGGCATCCCGATGACCGACGGCACATGGGTCGATGAAAGCGAGTGGGAACTCGACGAATTCGATGGAGTCGAGGAAACCGAGGAGCCGAGCGCCCCGCCCGCGGTGGTGGCGGTGGTCGGTCGCCCGAATGTCGGCAAGTCGACGTTGGTGAACCGCATCATCGGGCGGCGCGAAGCGGTCGTGCAGGACATCCCCGGGGTGACCAGGGACCGCGTCTCGTACCCGGCCGAATGGCTGGATCGCCGATTCACCGTGCAGGACACGGGTGGTTGGGAGGCCGATGCGACCGGCCTGCAACAGCTCGTGGCCGAACAGGCGCGGCATGCGATGGCGACCG
This window encodes:
- the scpB gene encoding SMC-Scp complex subunit ScpB, which produces MSEQTTSVEGSEESTELDPSAEPILEESDEFVPMTDEELGSTLEALLLVVDTPISAAAVATVVAQPLDRVAEALQRISEILTDRTSGIDLRETADGWRMYTRAQYAPYVEKLLLDGARSKLTRAALETLAVVAYRQPVTRSRVSAVRGVNVDAVMRTLLMRGLIAEAGTDDDSGAVMFRTTELFLERLGLTSLSDLPDIAPLLPDIDVIDDLSENLGDEPRFARLDRTPTDGAGSGAAPAFTVDQD
- the cmk gene encoding (d)CMP kinase, whose amino-acid sequence is MVAIDGPSGTGKSSVAKELARQLGAAYLDTGAMYRIVTLWVLRAGVDLTDPAAIAAATGEVPMSVGSDPDVQTALLAGEDVSTPIRGTEVTGAVSAVSAVPEVRERLVRRQRELAEGSGGAVVVEGRDIGTVVLPEADVKIYLTASAQARAQRRNAQNVSGGGADEYERVLADVQRRDHLDSTRAVSPLRPAQDAIEVDTSDMTQDEVVAHLLDLVRAKAGASR
- a CDS encoding segregation and condensation protein A, coding for MAVSHPVETSAEPVAPESAALEEAAPETHGFRIRLTNFEGPFDLLLQLISQHRLDVTEVSLHQVTDEFIAYTKSLGDTYSLDEVTAFLVVAATLLDLKAARLLPSGQVDDADDLALLEIRDLLFARLLQYRAFKHVAEMFAELEAAALRSYPRAVALEERFSELLPPVHLGLDGDQFAQLAAGAFTPRPVPTVGLSHLHIPRVSVPEHAKRMVELLAERGAGQWMTFTELVAECTAPIEIVARFLGVLELYRSKAVLFEQSEPLGPLQVSWTGERPAQDDLEKAVDYT
- a CDS encoding pseudouridine synthase, which codes for MSEEGIRLQKVLSQAGIASRRVAERMIFDGRVEVDGEIVTEQGRRIDPAVNVVRVDGARVIMNSELVYLALNKPYGMLSTMSDDRGRPCIGKLIEERVRSNQGVRNVGRLDAETVGLILLTNDGELTHRLMHPSYEVPKTYIATVAGNIPRSLGRQLRDGVELADGPAKVDDFKFLGTTDGQTMIQLTLHEGRNRIVRRMLDAVGHPVVELVRTKIGDVTLGNQRPGSLRALGRDEIGSLYKAVGL